The DNA sequence GAAGCGGCCCGATCAGGCGGTGCAAATAAATCGGGGATAGTGGAAGTTGTGCTTCGGAACTTCTGCAAAATTAAGAAGCTAAGGTAAAAGTCGGTGGCCCTGATCCAGCTTTTATTCGAAAATTAAGTCTGGGGATAAGCATGTAGAAAGCATATTGCTTCCTCGTTTGGACGCGGGTTCGATTCCCGCCAGCTCCACTTTTTCAAGAAGCATATCAAAGCAAACTCCTGTAAATGCCACATTTACAGGAGTTTTTTATTTTTAGCTCCTGCAAATAAATGCAAAAAAAAGCATATGCAAAGGGGGCAAAGAGGGGGCAGCACCTTTTCACTCAATTGCCCCCTTTTAAGAGCGCATTTCTTTAATATGCAGTACTTTGCGTTTCGGGTTCTTCCATTGCTAAAATACTTTTACAAACAAAAATTAAATTTATTTGCAATGAAAAAACAAGAAACTTTTTCGGTTCGCTTTTTTGTAAGAAAAAGCAGAGTAACAAATGAAGAATTTGGTCCTCTATTTGTCAGAATTACAGTTAATTCAAGTCGAATTGAAATTTCATTGGGCAAAAGTGTAGCAACAGAAATCTGGCATGAGAAACTACAAAAATGTAAAGGACAAACGAGAGAAGCCAAACAAATAAATGATTTTTTGGAGTTGACTACTTTCAAGATTAATGAAATTAGGCATCGACTGATTATTGAAGGAAAAGAAATCACTGCTGACCTGCTTAAAACAAGGTATAAAGGACTACCAGATGCAGATGAAATCCATAAACCCACTATTCTGGAACTCTATGAAATTCATAATAATAAATTAAAAGAACTGGTTGATATTGATATTGCAAAAGCTACTTACAAAAGACACAATACCTCAAAAAGTCATATTGCAACTTTTATAAAATACCAGTTTGGGCAAGATGATATAGTACTTGACCGAATAGATTATAAATTCTTAAATGACTATGAGCATTATTTTAAAGTTGTAAGAAAATGTAATCACAATTCAACAATGAAATACATCAAAAATTTAGGGAAAGTGATTCGCCTAGGCCTGGCTGAAGGTTATATGAATAAAAATCCATTCGACAAATTCAAGCTTACCTATAAAACGGTTCAACGGGATATTTTGACAATTGAAGAGGTTGATAAACTGGTGAAATTGAAGATTCCGGAAGAGCGTTTGGATCGTGTTCGTGATCTTTTTGTTTTTTGCATTTATACCGGGTTGGCATTTGTTGATGTGACTAATTGGATTTGCCGGTTAAATTGACCAGTCCGCGCCGTTTTATATTGACCACCTTTCGCCGGAGTAAATTGACCACCTATTTTCAATATTGAGAACGATCATTTCCTTGTTTTGATTAGAGTTATACAAAATTAGATTTATTTATTCTGATTCAACAGTTTCTACGATTTTGTTTCGTTGTCTTCTTCGTATTGATTCTCCTACAAGTTCCATTCGATGAGCATCATGAACAATGCGGTCAAGTATTGCATCCGCTATTGTTTGTTCTCCGATAACCTCATACCATTGTGCCACTGGCAACTGAGAGGTTATAATGGTTGAACGGTTTCCGTGACGATCTTCCACGATTTCCATAAGTACCGACCTGTTTGATGCATCAAGCGGCTGCAAGCCAAAATCGTCCAGAATCAAAAGATCCTGTCTTTCTATCTTTGCAACTTCTCTGATGTACGAACCATCTGCTTTGGCCATTTTTAATCTTGTAAACAGCTTTGTAGTGTTGGCATAAAGTACTTTGAACCCAAGGGTACAGGCTTGATTTCCGATAGCAGAAGCAATGAAGCTCTTGCCTATTCCGGTACTCCCGGTGATCAGAAGATTCTCTTTTCTTCCGATAAAAGTACACTCAGCCATACGCATGAACTGATTTTTGTCCAGGTTGCGATCTATATCAAAGTGCAACTGCTCAATGTTGGCTTTATAACGGAACTTTGCATTGCGCATTTGCCTCTCTATGCGGCGATTGTTACGATCATCCCATTCGGCATCAATAAGCATCGATACCATTTCATCGCCTGTCATTTGAATCATGCTGCCATTCTCGATGCTTGTTCTAAAGGCACGAACCATACCGAAGAACTTCATCTGTCTCATTTTTTGAAGCGTTTGCTCATTCATTTTATTCGATTTAAGGTTAAACAATACCCGGAGGGGTAGCCGTTACAGCTTTCCTCCGGGGAGATATTACCGGTAATAGTTTTTACCACGTATGTTCAGGTGAGGGGGCATTGACTGATCAACATGCTGCTGATCATCAACGTTTCGGTCAAGTCCTTTTTCAAGGATTACCCGGATGGTCTGATAGCTGTAATCGCCATATTGAAGTGCACGCAGACAAGCATTGTTAAGCCGCTCTTTTCCGGCACGTACCGAAAAACTTAAAACTCCCTGGCAGGATCGATAGGTCTGCTCCGGATGCTGCCGGGCATTTAGCAACTGGATAATATATTCTTTTGTTTGAGGGCCTACCTCTGCGGCTCGTTCGATAAATTTATCGGGGTTCCAGTCGCTCATGAAGCGGTGCTGCGAGGCCAGATGATCTGTTATTGTTGTGTGTCCAAAAAGGTGCCTGTTCCTTTTGTGCACTGCAATTCGCTCGTAGCGGTGATAAATTTCAACCTCAGATTGGCTGTAAAGCAAGGTTACCTTCTTGCCGATAAAATGGTAAGGAACACTGTAATAATGCTTATCCTCGGCAAGGCAGACGTAATTGTTCTTCATCACAGAAGCGATATAGCGTCGCTTCAACTCATATCTCTTTTCAGGTAAAGGGTGCAAAAAGTGTCGTTCAGTATCTTCGAATAACTGTCGCCTGCTGAATGGCCTTCCTGTAAGCGGCCTGTTATTATGAGCTTCCAGTGCCTCCCTGATCGCGCTATTTAGCAGTTCAATGCAAGAATATACATTACCCTTTAAAATGCTGTAAATCGAACGGTAAATGATTTTGACGGCACCTTCTACCAACGCTTTGTGTTTGGGTTTATACGGAGCTGCCGGTAAAGCCGCCATCGAATAATAGCTTACGAAGTCACGAAAAGCCTCATTAAGTGTTGGCTCATAACGATTACTCTTGATTACCGCCGATTTTAAGTTATCCGTAACGATGGCATTAGGAACACCTCCGAAGTAATGTAATGCATTTTCGCAGGAGTTGATGAAGTCTTCCTTCTGTTGGGTATAACTGGCCTCTACGTAGGTCAACTGGCTTGCACCCAGTATGGCGACAAAAACCTCTACCTCTGTGATGTCTAATGTTTCCGGATCTAAAACCTTGAGTTTTTCGCCTGCATAATCAACATACATCTTCTCCCCGGCCTTATGCTCAATGTGCATAACCGGATTACGAACCTTCTTCCAGAGAAGATAATAATGCTTGAACTGTGAAAACCGATAGCCTGCAGGATGCTGTTCAAAATATTGCTCCCAAAGCTTCTCCTTGGTGTTTCCCCGGATCTTCAATGCTTTTTCCATGGTGGGGAAAAATGCTTCCAGAGATTGATAACGCAGATCATTCTCAATATGATTGCGTGGAACCATATCCAGAAACATCTGCTCAAGTTCAGTGTCACTCATCAGTTGAATCTCCTGGGGCGATTTGCCCGAAGCCAGGAACAACCTGATATACTTCTTAACACTATTGCGGGGAAGACCTGTCCGTTCCCCGATGGACTGTTTACTTACACCCTCGGTGTAAAGCCTGATAATGCTTCTTACCTTGCTCATAATGATTAGTTTATTTGACATTTTGATTATATTGAACAAAGCCAACTTAATCATAAATGCCCGCTAATCAACAAGGATAAATCGTTCTTAGAGGGTGGTCAATTTGCTCCGGCGCAACCCAACCATTTTGACCGGCGGAAGGTGGTCAATTTGTTCCGGCGAACACTGGATATTTTATCCGGCGTGTCCACTTGTCTCATAGAATAAATTTTTAAAATGAACAAATAAAACACAGATTGAATAACTTCTATCGCATTAACAATTAGTCAAATATCAATTTGGGTAAATTGTAATATCTACAATTTGGCACATGAACGGAAACATAGATTTATGCCAGCGTTATAGTCTTAATTGCATTTATATATTATGATGAGGAT is a window from the Aquipluma nitroreducens genome containing:
- a CDS encoding site-specific integrase, whose translation is MKKQETFSVRFFVRKSRVTNEEFGPLFVRITVNSSRIEISLGKSVATEIWHEKLQKCKGQTREAKQINDFLELTTFKINEIRHRLIIEGKEITADLLKTRYKGLPDADEIHKPTILELYEIHNNKLKELVDIDIAKATYKRHNTSKSHIATFIKYQFGQDDIVLDRIDYKFLNDYEHYFKVVRKCNHNSTMKYIKNLGKVIRLGLAEGYMNKNPFDKFKLTYKTVQRDILTIEEVDKLVKLKIPEERLDRVRDLFVFCIYTGLAFVDVTNWICRLN
- the istA gene encoding IS21 family transposase — translated: MSKVRSIIRLYTEGVSKQSIGERTGLPRNSVKKYIRLFLASGKSPQEIQLMSDTELEQMFLDMVPRNHIENDLRYQSLEAFFPTMEKALKIRGNTKEKLWEQYFEQHPAGYRFSQFKHYYLLWKKVRNPVMHIEHKAGEKMYVDYAGEKLKVLDPETLDITEVEVFVAILGASQLTYVEASYTQQKEDFINSCENALHYFGGVPNAIVTDNLKSAVIKSNRYEPTLNEAFRDFVSYYSMAALPAAPYKPKHKALVEGAVKIIYRSIYSILKGNVYSCIELLNSAIREALEAHNNRPLTGRPFSRRQLFEDTERHFLHPLPEKRYELKRRYIASVMKNNYVCLAEDKHYYSVPYHFIGKKVTLLYSQSEVEIYHRYERIAVHKRNRHLFGHTTITDHLASQHRFMSDWNPDKFIERAAEVGPQTKEYIIQLLNARQHPEQTYRSCQGVLSFSVRAGKERLNNACLRALQYGDYSYQTIRVILEKGLDRNVDDQQHVDQSMPPHLNIRGKNYYR
- the istB gene encoding IS21-like element helper ATPase IstB — protein: MRQMKFFGMVRAFRTSIENGSMIQMTGDEMVSMLIDAEWDDRNNRRIERQMRNAKFRYKANIEQLHFDIDRNLDKNQFMRMAECTFIGRKENLLITGSTGIGKSFIASAIGNQACTLGFKVLYANTTKLFTRLKMAKADGSYIREVAKIERQDLLILDDFGLQPLDASNRSVLMEIVEDRHGNRSTIITSQLPVAQWYEVIGEQTIADAILDRIVHDAHRMELVGESIRRRQRNKIVETVESE